In Lycium ferocissimum isolate CSIRO_LF1 chromosome 11, AGI_CSIRO_Lferr_CH_V1, whole genome shotgun sequence, a single genomic region encodes these proteins:
- the LOC132035967 gene encoding shaggy-related protein kinase eta-like isoform X2, with protein sequence MASLPLGPQPPENHPPDRAPPESEKEMSAVVEGNGAVTGHIISTTIGGKNGEPKRTISYMAERVVGTGSFGIVFQAKCLETGENVAIKKVLQDKRYKNRELQLMRLMDHPNVITLKHCFFSTTSRDELFLNLVMDYVPESLYKVLKHYSNSNQRMPLIYVKLYMYQIFRGLAYIHNVPRICHRDVKPQNLLVDPLTHQVKLCDFGSAKVLVNGEANISYICSRYYRAPELIFGATEYTTSIDIWSAGCVLAELLLGQPLFPGENAVDQLVEIIKVLGTPTREEIRCMNPNYTDFRFPQIKAHPWHKVFHKRMPPEAIDLASRLLQYSPSLRCTALEACAHQFFDELREPNARLPNGRPFPPLFNFKQELTGASPDLVNKLIPEHVWRQIGLNFPLPAAT encoded by the exons ATGGCCTCTTTACCACTGGGTCCTCAGCCCCCCGAAAATCATCCGCCGGACC GCGCACCACCGGAATCCGAAAAg GAAATGTCAGCTGTTGTTGAGGGTAATGGTGCGGTGACTGGTCACATAATCTCCACCACAATTGGAGGCAAGAATGGAGAACCAAAAAGG ACCATTAGTTATATGGCAGAGCGAGTTGTCGGTACAGGATCATTTGGAATAGTGTTTCAG GCAAAATGCTTGGAAACTGGAGAGAATGTAGCCATCAAGAAGGTTTTGCAGGACAAACGGTATAAAAATCGTGAACTACAGCTGATGCGCTTGATGGATCACCCAAATGTCATTACTCTAAAGCACTGCTTCTTTTCCACAACAAGTAGAGATGAGCTTTTTCTTAATTTGGTCATGGATTATGTCCCTGAAAGTTTATACAAGGTTTTAAAGCACTATAGCAATTCAAATCAAAGGATGCCACTCATATATGTCAAACTTTACATGTATCAG ATATTCAGGGGGCTGGCTTACATTCATAATGTTCCAAGGATTTGCCATAGAGATGTGAAACCTCAAAATCTTTTG GTTGATCCTCTGACCCATCAAGTCAAGCTGTGTGACTTTGGAAGTGCAAAAGTCCTG GTGAATGGTGAAGCaaatatttcatacatttgCTCTCGCTACTATAGAGCCCCAGAACTCATATTTGGTGCCACAGaatatacaacatcaattgatatTTGGTCAGCAGGCTGCGTGCTTGCTGAGCTTCTTCTGGGGCAG CCACTCTTTCCTGGCGAAAATGCAGTAGACCAACTTGTAGAGATAATCAAG GTCCTTGGTACTCCTACTCGGGAAGAAATTCGATGTATGAACCCAAACTACACGGATTTCAGATTCCCACAGATAAAAGCTCATCCTTGGCACAAG GTATTCCATAAAAGAATGCCTCCTGAAGCAATTGATCTTGCCTCACGGCTTCTCCAATATTCACCAAGTCTTCGCTGTACTGCG CTAGAGGCATGTGCACATCAATTCTTTGATGAACTTCGTGAGCCCAATGCCCGTCTCCCAAATGGACGTCCATTTCCACCTCTTTTCAACTTTAAACAAGAg TTAACTGGAGCTTCACCTGATTTGGTCAACAAGCTGATCCCTGAGCATGTGTGGAGGCAAATTGGTTTGAATTTTCCCTTGCCCGCTGCAACGTAA
- the LOC132035967 gene encoding shaggy-related protein kinase eta-like isoform X1 has protein sequence MASLPLGPQPPENHPPDQGGATALRNTAAGAPPESEKEMSAVVEGNGAVTGHIISTTIGGKNGEPKRTISYMAERVVGTGSFGIVFQAKCLETGENVAIKKVLQDKRYKNRELQLMRLMDHPNVITLKHCFFSTTSRDELFLNLVMDYVPESLYKVLKHYSNSNQRMPLIYVKLYMYQIFRGLAYIHNVPRICHRDVKPQNLLVDPLTHQVKLCDFGSAKVLVNGEANISYICSRYYRAPELIFGATEYTTSIDIWSAGCVLAELLLGQPLFPGENAVDQLVEIIKVLGTPTREEIRCMNPNYTDFRFPQIKAHPWHKVFHKRMPPEAIDLASRLLQYSPSLRCTALEACAHQFFDELREPNARLPNGRPFPPLFNFKQELTGASPDLVNKLIPEHVWRQIGLNFPLPAAT, from the exons ATGGCCTCTTTACCACTGGGTCCTCAGCCCCCCGAAAATCATCCGCCGGACCAAGGCGGAGCCACAGCCTTAAGAAACACCGCCGCCGGCGCACCACCGGAATCCGAAAAg GAAATGTCAGCTGTTGTTGAGGGTAATGGTGCGGTGACTGGTCACATAATCTCCACCACAATTGGAGGCAAGAATGGAGAACCAAAAAGG ACCATTAGTTATATGGCAGAGCGAGTTGTCGGTACAGGATCATTTGGAATAGTGTTTCAG GCAAAATGCTTGGAAACTGGAGAGAATGTAGCCATCAAGAAGGTTTTGCAGGACAAACGGTATAAAAATCGTGAACTACAGCTGATGCGCTTGATGGATCACCCAAATGTCATTACTCTAAAGCACTGCTTCTTTTCCACAACAAGTAGAGATGAGCTTTTTCTTAATTTGGTCATGGATTATGTCCCTGAAAGTTTATACAAGGTTTTAAAGCACTATAGCAATTCAAATCAAAGGATGCCACTCATATATGTCAAACTTTACATGTATCAG ATATTCAGGGGGCTGGCTTACATTCATAATGTTCCAAGGATTTGCCATAGAGATGTGAAACCTCAAAATCTTTTG GTTGATCCTCTGACCCATCAAGTCAAGCTGTGTGACTTTGGAAGTGCAAAAGTCCTG GTGAATGGTGAAGCaaatatttcatacatttgCTCTCGCTACTATAGAGCCCCAGAACTCATATTTGGTGCCACAGaatatacaacatcaattgatatTTGGTCAGCAGGCTGCGTGCTTGCTGAGCTTCTTCTGGGGCAG CCACTCTTTCCTGGCGAAAATGCAGTAGACCAACTTGTAGAGATAATCAAG GTCCTTGGTACTCCTACTCGGGAAGAAATTCGATGTATGAACCCAAACTACACGGATTTCAGATTCCCACAGATAAAAGCTCATCCTTGGCACAAG GTATTCCATAAAAGAATGCCTCCTGAAGCAATTGATCTTGCCTCACGGCTTCTCCAATATTCACCAAGTCTTCGCTGTACTGCG CTAGAGGCATGTGCACATCAATTCTTTGATGAACTTCGTGAGCCCAATGCCCGTCTCCCAAATGGACGTCCATTTCCACCTCTTTTCAACTTTAAACAAGAg TTAACTGGAGCTTCACCTGATTTGGTCAACAAGCTGATCCCTGAGCATGTGTGGAGGCAAATTGGTTTGAATTTTCCCTTGCCCGCTGCAACGTAA